The genomic DNA agtaccattagcggtaaccccgagccacactcgggatcgcattgcaggatcctggggcggcgttacttaccttgtccccgggatcctgcgatgtcccccgcagtgtccgagggctccgtcctcctccgaagcctctccgtgccaggctccgttccctgcgagcgacgcgacgcacgggggcggagcctggcggcaaattcaaaaaactgtcaaaatcataacacatacagtactgtaatcttacagattacagtactgtatgaaatgatttcacatcccttttgtccccagtgctctggcccatgccctgcatgcagttttacatgatatacactgttctttctgcctggaaactggagattgtccatagcaaccaaaaagtgtccctttacgtcaaaagtggctttagaccagctagaaaacagcgatagtaaattagaacacttgcagaattgagcgatggtgaattgtagggaaatttattttattactattttttaaaattttttttaattatttatttttatttattatattataatttatgtttttgtgtttcaaactttatcatacccgggatatctactagactctggtttggacagatttaagtgtgttattgttaagatttacagacctacaatataaaacgccaaatttccatgcaaaataatggtaccgctttcagcacctaaaatccgaaataatcataccgccagggaggttaatgttaagaaaaaaagagggggcttacctgtttaaaaaaaaaaagagggggaaaaaaatgcactggactgcatcaaaatttgcatgcagaaaagcatatgGAACGCACTTGGACTGCGTTTCTattagggctgttgaaattaatcgccGAATCGATGCATCGGCATTCGACCccccacgatgcggcatcgatgcggTAGCGTTAAGGCATCGATTATTAAGGATGACGTCATCGTCGCGCCGTGCCGCCCTGGCTCCGAAAGCAGCCGAAGCTTTCGCGCCgttccgagtggagccgaaagcagccgaagcTTTCGCGCCGTTTCCTCCGTCCTCCCGCCTCCCGCTGACGTCACCCGCCTGTGTCGCAgctcagagagaggagagagaagagagacgcGTGTCCGACCTCCTCCGAGTCCCGAACTCCGCCACACAGTGTGAGTGTCAGACTGTCAGTGAGTGAAGTAGTGGAAAGCTGAGCAGCAGGCTGTACTGTTACAGGGGGAGAGGGAGACCAGCCTCGTTCACCACTCAGGGGACACGCACAGACAGGACACAGGACTGGGAGACCCGAGCTAGCCGCCATTAGCCACCACCAGGCCGCACTGATTTTGTCCTAGTGTGTGTGTCCTCCTGTcctccaggcagcagcagcaggagaggagaggagatcagCAGTGCCAGTGAGTGCCAGACACTAGTcgtcagagacagacagacagacacagtgcCACATTGTCTGCCACTCAGCAGTTATAGTACCATCATCATTAATCAGGTAGGTAACTGACTGTGTCCTGTCATGTCATGAGATGTCAGTGTCACTATCACAAGCACACTATGAAATTAATGAAGAAGTacactcactaaactaacttgtcatTATGTCCTGTCCTGTCCACTCCTCAGACTCCAGTCCCCACTTGCAGTCGCAGGCAGCGCAGCagtaggaaaggaggagagagagacccatcaTCAATCATCATCACAGGTAGGTAACTCTCTGTATCTCTGATGCAATGCATTGTGTGGACTGTctgtcattgtaaaaaaaatgcaaatgccaaatttattaatgtaaaatgtaaataataaaatattaataatgagGGTGCTTGCCTTGCCAGTTGCCATTCTGTATTCCTAAACATTAACCCCTTTGCGCCGAGCGGACGCATttgcggcctcggctttagggggttataccgtccgggatgatgcccacagctgcactGCTGCAGTGCAGGCATCATCCCTCCGGTAGTGGTACCGTTTTTTACTGCGGGCGCCACCGCCGGGCCGTCGGCTTTCCCATGGATAACAACCAaagtggctaaaagccgcttggttgtTATTCTGGAGGAGCGGGACTCGGGAGTGGACTGGAAGTGGACAATGACATCCCCTAGCCTCTTAAATTAAATgcataagaaaaaagaaataataattttaaaagcgCCCAGCAGCAAAGAAAGCGCATATGAACTTGAAGTTGACTCGGCAAGTTGCACCCGGCTCAaatcacatgtggtatcgctgggatcgtcagagcgagagcaataatcataattctagcactagaccagtagacctcctctgtaactctaacctgtggtggtaataataataaccattatttttttttaaagtgtcgcctttaGAGATTATTAGGTACCACATTGTGACTTGTCACCATtctacgagtgtgcacaattttaaagcatgacatgtttggtatttatttactcagcgtgATATCATATTTCACATCATAACAAAAAATTTAGGCTAACTTaagctttgctgttttgttttttttaaattcatgaaagtattttttttttcccagaaaagttgcatttaaaagaccgctgcacaataaattaaatatagtgtgacataaaatattgcaacaatcgccattttattctctagattctctgctaaaaaatatatataatgttgtttGGAGGTTTTCTAAGTAATGTTCtatcaaaaaatatggattttaacttgtaaaaaacaccaaatgtcagagaaataggcttagtcatgaaagggttaaagaaagtgAGCTTAAGTGACCATGACCAATGCCATTGCCAATGCCATTTAATTAATTATGGTTTATTTTATGTAGGCCTATCTGTAATCTATTGAATGTCCAATGTcttgtcttagtgattgatcacATCTTTATTGATACCTTTTGTATGATGTATGGTTTTGCTCATCAATGCCCCACACATGTTGCTGCAAAACCGTAATAATACAAACAAACAAGATAactaatgaagttgtgatgtgaatcattcACTAAGACAATGAATACATAAAACTAGAAATAATGAAATGGCATAcgttgtcatttggggggggggggggggggattttggcggGGCAGGGACAAGACATATGTTGTTTGTAGCTGTTTGTGACGTGTTCAATGACCATTGACCAATGACTGACTAGTCCAGTGCCAGTTGATGTCTGACCATGGCGGCCGGCTAGCAGCACAGATCACAGATAAGATCAGGGCACATTTTTAACACATAGAAGATAGTTACTAGTACTACTACTAGTAGCATGATAGCAACTACAAGCAACTAAGTGCGACTGCGATGCGAGTAGCTAGTGACGGCGTGTGGGGTAGAATAAGGATTTTGTAGCAACTATTTGTTTAACATTATCAAATACAATTACATACACTTGTTACACTTTTATGGTGATGATCTCGTGGCAGGCTTTaggtttaatcactttttttttttttcttcttcttcttttaataCTTACTGACAGAGTTTGTAGTAGACAACATTCTCGTCATCACCCCTGTCACAACAATTACATGGCATGCTACTGCTGctagactagtaaaaaaaaatggcagaaggagACCAAAAAGACCGAGAGATAAAAAATGCACCTAGCTTTTTAAAAGCAAACATCTGGGCACATTTTGGCTTTTATGAACATGAACAAACAAATGGGAAGCTTGAATTGGACAAGTCATACACCGTGTGTAAAGCCTGTCAcacaaaaattaaatatctagggaatACTACTAATATGAGAAACCACGCTAGCCGTTTTCACTCAGAGATGCTGCTAAcacctgccaccaccaccaccaccaatgccgCCAAGTCAATAGACCGAGCTCAGCCAAGAATTGATGCAATACTCTCAACTTTGCCGCCCAACTCTGAAAAGGGGAAGAGAATAACAAAAGCTGTAGCAGCTTTCATAGCTAAGGACCTTCGCCCTTACTCTGTTGTGGAGAACACTGGGTTTCGCTACCTGTTGAAGACGATAGAGCCGCGTTACAAGATCCCATCACgaagtcactttacagaaaatgttatacctgcactctaccacgaaaCTAAAGCTCAGATAATTGCGTCAATGAGCCAAGCAAGTCGAGTCGCAATAACGTGTGATTCATGGACTTCAGTCACGACAGAGTCTTATGTTACAATAACAGCACATTACGTTAAGGAGTGGAAGATCTTGTCGCATGTGCTGCAAACGAGAGCCATTTATGagtctcacacaggtgctcatcTGGCAGAGCTACTGTCTCGTGTTGTGGAAGAATGGCAACTGTCCGATAAATCTGTAGTGCTTGTGACCGACAACGCGTCAAACATGATTGTTGCAGCTCAAGTTGGCAAATTTCCCCATGTGAAATGCTTCGCCCATACACTAAACCTTGCATCCCAGCGAGCGCTGAAAGTGGCCACACTCTCCAGGCTTCTTGGCAGAGTGCGACGGATATCCACATTCTTTCACCGCAGCACTAGAGCAAGCCACTGTCTAAAAGAGAAACAGAAATGTCTTGGCCTGAAGAATCATAAGCTGATAACTGATGTGCCAACAAGATGGAACAGCGCATATGACATGGTCGAGAGGTTCTTAGAACAACAACCTGCAGTCTGTGCCACCTTGCTGTCTCCAGAAGTCAGAAGAGGAGAGTCCGATCTCTGCACTCTCAATGAAACAGATGTGTCAAATGCAGAGGATGCTGTGCGTGCATTAAAGCCAATGAAGGATGCAACCATGCTGATGTCAGAAGAGCGCAATCCAACAGTTTCTCTCATTGCCCCTCTAAATGCACAACTCctccagagcatgacagacacCATGGGAGACACACCCATGATCCATGAGATCAAGAATGCCATCAGAACAGATCTTCAGAAGAGGTACAGCAGTGAGGCAGAGAAGAAGATCCTACATACAGCCTCTGCACTGGATCCTCGCTTTAAGGGACTGCCTTTTATCCTCACAGAGGAGGAGAGATTGGAGATATACAAAGGAGTGACTGAGGAGGCTGCATCCTTGGAGGTAATTCAATTGATTTGAATTTTATCATATTTCTTGAAACGAACTGTAACTAGTAGCTAGCTACAGCTTGCTACATAGTGTAAGCCACGCTTCTGAGTCTGATGCGGTGCAGGAACTGCACCGTCCGTTTCCTGTGCTTTTTCATCACCCCATCAGAATCATAGGCAATTgacaatgtgttttatttattttttttcctattcttttatGTTCAAACACAGATTACATCTAGGAGGACACATGAGGAGGAGGATCAAGTGCCACTGCCAAGAAGAAAAGAAACTCTGGAAGAAGAAGAAAGTTCACCCGTCGAGGAcaaccattctccatctcctcccaaAAGAAAGGCCAGATCGCTGCTCATGAGTTTGCTGGGACAGTCTTTCACTGACACTGAAGGTACAATAGAACCTAAGACCCCCTATGCCAAGGCTGAAGAGGAAATGGAAAAATATTGTAAAGCCCCACCTCTGCCTCTCACTGAGGACCCTTTGAACTGGTGGTGTGAGCATGAGGTCATATTTCCCCTCCTTTCCCAGCTGTCAAAGCAATACTTGTGTATCCCAGGCACAAGCGTGTCTGCAGAGCgggttttctccactgcaggagatGTGGTAACTGCAAAAAGAAGCGCACTCAAACCAGAGCATGTGGATCAACTAGTGTTCTTACAGAAAAATCTACACATTCCCAAATCCTGAGCAGCATTGCTTGGCGCTTGCGCTTtgtagtgacccatttttttttatccAGGAAGTGCTGATGTACTGTTGTGTCTGCCAGTGCCACAGCCACTGCCCCTGCCCTTGCCTAGCCCACTGTTAGTCTGCCACACCACTGAGTGACCACACACCAGTGTTATTAactttatatattttgttaatagCACAGCACTGTCACTGTCAGTGTCTGCCACTGAGATTTTGATTTTTGAAGATtgtcaaaaaaagatttaatttttttttttttttttaaagtaggggTTACTTTAACCCTCAGCCAAATACTAAAAGTTCCAAACAACTGATGCCAATTGCCAACCAAGCCTCAGCCCAGTCTCTGTCTCCCCTCCCAGTCTCGCCCTCTCCCCTAGTCCCTCtactctccttccctctccccctactCTTTCCCTTTAAGgccttcttcccctttccctcttcccctttccctcttcccctttccctcttcccctcttcccctttccctcttcccctttccccctttccctcttcccctttccctctttccttccttctttctcgctccctctttccttccttctttctctctccctctttctttccttctttctctctccctctttctttccttctcagaGAGAAGGAAAGATGGAGAGAGAGAATGAAAGGAGGAgaacttctctcctctctctctctctctttctctctctccctctctctctttctttctttctttctttctttctttctttctttctttctttctttctttctttctttctttctttctttctttctttctttctttctttctctctgtctctctctttctctctctctttctttctctctccctctccctctctctctttctttctttctctctgtctctctctttctctctctctttctttctctctgtctctttctctctttctttctctctgtctctttctgtctctttctttctctctgtctctttctttctctctgtctctgtctctttctgtctctgtctctttctgtctctgtctctttctgtctctctttctctctgtctctttctttctctctgtctctctttctctctgtctctttctttctctctgtctctctctttctctctctctttctttctctctccctctccctctctctctttctttctttctctctgtctctctctttctctctctctttctttctctctgtctctttctctctttctttctctgtctctttctgtctctttctttctctctgtctctttctttctctctgtctctttctttctctatgtctctttctgtctctgtctctttctgtctctgtctctttctctctgtctctttctctctgtctctgtctctttctctctgtctccttctttctctctgtctctttctttctctctgtctctttctttctctctgtctctttctgtctctgtctctttctgtctctctttctctctgtctctttcccttttccccttttcccttccccttttcccttccccttttcccttccccttttcccttccccttttccccccgtcccctttccctcccctaccAGTACCAAATACCAATGCcatacccctctctcccccccaccccccttctacaaccttccccctctccccagtccccaccattCCCCTTCATCTCTacatccctttttctttttttcccaccagAGTCCCTCCTATCTATTCCCTATGTCATTGTCAACAAGACCTTATAACGCCAGTTATGCCACTCTAGTCTAGTCTAGCGTCAACTCAACGCAGTCACAGTCACACTGTTTTTGACTGACTTGGTGGCAGCAGGCCTGCAGGTGGCCGTGGCACTGGCAATTGCAAACAATCAATGATCATCACAGTGAACTGAACATGGAGTACTCAGTATACTATGTATGTTATATTTGTTATAGCTTTTCTAGCactggaggagatggagaatggttttCTATTGTGTGTCCAACTGTCCATTTTGAATTTTTATACTAGTGTCGTCATGTCGTGTGACTGTGGCGTGTTCAATGTCACAGTGTGTCTGTCATGCTCtgtgactgcctgtctgtttctagGGGTTTAATGTTCAACCAAATCAATTCtgtatttaattccagacaactgacgcccgccaagccaccagaggaaggcaaatccttgaaagaataaattgaatcttaaaacttgggagtaaatctttattggatcacacaaatatacacacacaaaagaaaaatcacACACCGACCTGATGAGTGGCTGACTGACTGTGCCACTTGCCTGCGTTGTTCACACAGTGGCCTGCCCTTTCTCATGATTCACAACTGACGTGACGTcacgtgtgtgttttttgttggtaTTGTGTGTGCATATTTCTGATCCCATAACGGTTTAACTCAAGGTTTTAAGCTTCAATTGAtaatttattctgtcaaggatttttGGGCTTCCTCTAATGGTGActtggcttggcttcagttacaggtgtatcgtggtagagtgcaggtaacgttttctgtaaagtgactgagTGACGACTTGAGTGACAACAAGCTTTGCTAgcactggggggagatggagatAAATGGTTAATTTTTGAAGATTGTGTCGGACACAATCTTCAAAAATGAATGTGTCCATCGAATTTTCACACTTGATGTTATATTGTCAAATGTCAATGTTTGGGGGGGTCAACTCAACCCTCAGCCAAATAAAAttctaaaattgtatttaattccagacaactgATGCCCGCCAAgccaagccaccagaggaaggcaaatctttgaaagaataaattaaatcttaaaacctggagtaaatccttattggatcacacaaatacacacacaaacaaaaacacacacctaCCTGACGTCATGTCTGACTGTGCCTGTGCCATTGCCGGTGCCTGACCTATGGCCTGCCCTTTACCATTATGATTCAgtgatgtgtgtgttttttggtaTTGTGGTGTGTAACACTGTATATTTGTGATCCCATAAAGATTTGTCCAAAGTTTTTAGATTTAGTTGAcaatttattctgtcaaggattttcagacttcctctaatggtggcttggcttggcttcagttacaggtgtatagtggtagagtgcaggtaacgttttctgtaaagtgactgggtGACACAACTCGAGAGCTTATAACGCCGATCTAGCCATCTGTGTTGACTCACTggcgctggtggtggtggtggtggtggtggtattggcaaACAATTATCACTGTGAACCAGGAAGTTCTGCAACACAGTGTGTGACTGTTACAGGTTCACTGTGATGTTTGCCAGTCAATAACTGGAAGTGCTCTGTGTTATATAGATGTAGGTGTTACTGTTTACAagttatagtttactttttcataaaagaaaatattaaaatgtaaactacTGCTCCAGGccagcactgtatgtatgtattatacacaacagtttgatgtcacagtactcttttaaataaatactgttgtTGTCTGCTGCACTGTTCATGTTTAGACTTTGCTATAAGCAGGGAACTTGGTGTAATCTGTTTAAATAgcagatacaaataaatatatttaatatttcttcaatttctgactgcttgaattaattttttgaggaaaagttgaaaaccatgggcacttgggtattaatcgtgatgcatcgtgatgcatcgcggaatcgcatcgaatcgaatcgtggatgggataatcgtaatcgaatcgaatcgtgaggtgaGTGAAGATGCGCAGCTCTAGTTCACACTAATGCTtacagttccagtgtgttccagttccagaaaaaaagcagAACAAGCGGCATTTTTCCTGGACTGGACTGTACCGAAATGctgtaaaatgcattaaaaacacactgGGACACACTGGGACGCACCGAAACGCACAAAAAATGCACCAGTGCTTACAGTTCCAGaaaaagtagaacatactgcatttttcctgcactggactgtactggaacatataaaaaaaaacatcaaaaacgcACTAGAACGCACCTGAACGCAACTAAACGCACCAAAAAACACTGGAACACCCATGTctttatttagggccagttcacactacatgcagtccagtgcactttttctgcatcaaaaacgcatggaaagtaggttatat from Aquarana catesbeiana isolate 2022-GZ linkage group LG04, ASM4218655v1, whole genome shotgun sequence includes the following:
- the LOC141141231 gene encoding E3 SUMO-protein ligase ZBED1-like — protein: MAEGDQKDREIKNAPSFLKANIWAHFGFYEHEQTNGKLELDKSYTVCKACHTKIKYLGNTTNMRNHASRFHSEMLLTPATTTTTNAAKSIDRAQPRIDAILSTLPPNSEKGKRITKAVAAFIAKDLRPYSVVENTGFRYLLKTIEPRYKIPSRSHFTENVIPALYHETKAQIIASMSQASRVAITCDSWTSVTTESYVTITAHYVKEWKILSHVLQTRAIYESHTGAHLAELLSRVVEEWQLSDKSVVLVTDNASNMIVAAQVGKFPHVKCFAHTLNLASQRALKVATLSRLLGRVRRISTFFHRSTRASHCLKEKQKCLGLKNHKLITDVPTRWNSAYDMVERFLEQQPAVCATLLSPEVRRGESDLCTLNETDVSNAEDAVRALKPMKDATMLMSEERNPTVSLIAPLNAQLLQSMTDTMGDTPMIHEIKNAIRTDLQKRYSSEAEKKILHTASALDPRFKGLPFILTEEERLEIYKGVTEEAASLEITSRRTHEEEDQVPLPRRKETLEEEESSPVEDNHSPSPPKRKARSLLMSLLGQSFTDTEGTIEPKTPYAKAEEEMEKYCKAPPLPLTEDPLNWWCEHEVIFPLLSQLSKQYLCIPGTSVSAERVFSTAGDVVTAKRSALKPEHVDQLVFLQKNLHIPKS